The Desulfobotulus mexicanus genome contains the following window.
GAGTGGATGCACTTTGACATCCGCTCCGGCCATGAAAAGCCCATGTTTCAGGGCCAGATACTCGAATACCGCATCAAGGCCATCGCAGGTATTCCCATGACCTGGGTCACGGAAATCACCCATGTTAAAGAAGGTGAATATTTTGTGGATGAGCAGCGTTTCGGACCTTACCGCCTCTGGCATCATCTGCACCGCTTCAGCCCCTGCGATGGAGGTATTCTCATGGAAGACTGCATCCATTATGCCCTGCCCATGGACCCCTTCAGCAGACCTGTTCACCCTTTCATAAGAAAAAAGCTGGAAGCTGTTTTTTATTACAGAAAAAAAGCCATTCAAAAAATTTTTTTAAGCTCTGAAGATATCCCTATTAAAAATCTCGGATTATCAACTGCCCTATAAAACATCCCGAATCATTTCCGATACCCCCTGTTACAGGGGGGCCTTTTTCTTCTTCCCCTGAAGATTCCAGAACCACTCCGGACAATACAGCCACTCCATCCAGATCAAAGCCTGCGGAATATCTTGTAGGGTGAGGCGCATAAACCGGGTTTCCGTGACTGTCCTTCTGGC
Protein-coding sequences here:
- a CDS encoding SRPBCC family protein, with amino-acid sequence MKLQRLERQQILKGNISEIWAFFADPANLEKITPEWMHFDIRSGHEKPMFQGQILEYRIKAIAGIPMTWVTEITHVKEGEYFVDEQRFGPYRLWHHLHRFSPCDGGILMEDCIHYALPMDPFSRPVHPFIRKKLEAVFYYRKKAIQKIFLSSEDIPIKNLGLSTAL